The sequence TTCGAATACCGGCGCGGCTGGAAGTTCTCGACGTACGCCACATGGTGGGTCCGGCAGGCCGTCTCGCGCGCGCTTGCCGATCAGGCGCGGACCATTCGTGTGCCGGTGCATATGATCGATGCGATCAACAAGTTGCACCGGATTTCGCGCGAAATCCTGCAGCAGACGGGAGAGGAGGCGCATCCTGCGGTTCTCGCGGGGCGCATGAAGATGTCCGAGGAAAAGGTGCGCAGCATCCTCAAGATCGCCAGGCAACCCATCTCGCTCGAGACCCCTGTGGGCGACGATGGCGACGCGACACTCGGTGACATGATCGAGGATGCCTCTGCAATTTCACCGACAGAGGCCGCCAACCACGCGAACATGCGCGCCGCGATCGATGAAGCGCTCGGCGCGCTGTCGCCGCGCGAGGCCAAAGTCCTGCGGATGAGATTCGGGCTCGATACGACCGCCGACCATACGCTTGAAGAGGTCGGCAAGCAGTTCGACGTCAGCCGCGAGCGGATCCGCCAAATCGAGAGCAAGGCGATGCGCAAACTGGCGCATCCCAGCTGCGCAAACAAGTTGAGACCCTTCCTCGAGCGCTGAACAAAGTCGGGAGTGACGTCCCTTCGACTCTCTGCTCCAAACCCGCAGCGAGCACGCGCCGACCTGATCGCTACCCTGACATGACGTGTTCGCGGCGCGGAAAACTTACAGCGGCTTGATGTTGGCGGCCTGTTTCCCCTTGGGGCCTTGCTTGACTTCAAAGCTGACCTTCTGGTTTTCCTGAAGTGATTTGAAGCCGCTTCCCTGCACTTCGGAGAAGTGCGCG comes from Trinickia violacea and encodes:
- a CDS encoding cold-shock protein — protein: MATGTVKWFNDAKGFGFITPDDGGEDLFAHFSEVQGSGFKSLQENQKVSFEVKQGPKGKQAANIKPL